From the genome of Mucispirillum schaedleri ASF457:
ATTTATGCACATTTTTACCAGTTTATGGCAAATGGACAGTATTTGCTATCATCTTTTTTCTAGGTGTTTATCTATCTGACAGGTATTCAATAATTTCTGGTATTGAAGATCCGGGATGTGTTATTATAGATGAAGTTGCAGGCTTGTTACTGTTTTATATTATATTTCCATTTAAGCCAGTATATATTTTAGCAGGGTTTATATTATTTAGATTTTTTGATATATTAAAACCATTTCCTGTTATCTTTTTTGACAGAATAAAAAACGGCTGGGGTATTATGCTTGATGATATTGCTGCTGGCTTGTATGCTGCTGCAGTCTGGTTTGTTGTAATAAAAATATTACAATATTATAACATTGCATTATAATGGAGTATAAATTTATGCGTTCATGTATATTAAGTATTGGATCTGAG
Proteins encoded in this window:
- a CDS encoding phosphatidylglycerophosphatase A family protein, coding for MKKVPFLIDILATGFYMGKIPFMPGTFGSLVAIPAGYLCTFLPVYGKWTVFAIIFFLGVYLSDRYSIISGIEDPGCVIIDEVAGLLLFYIIFPFKPVYILAGFILFRFFDILKPFPVIFFDRIKNGWGIMLDDIAAGLYAAAVWFVVIKILQYYNIAL